The Candidatus Omnitrophota bacterium genomic interval GAAGAAATATCGCGTAGTCTTTGATGGCGTTGGATTTTTTGGTTTCCACGTCCAATCCTCGGATCGTTTCGTTCATTTATCGAACCAGTAATAGAATCGGGGCAGCGTCCCTGCCTCTTCCTTAAAGATATAGACCCGCTTTTCGCGCAGAATATGCCGGATTGTACTGTCGGAGTCCAACATATTTCCAAACTGGCGCGCTCCCGTTGGACACGCTTCCATACATTTAGGATTCAAGCCTTTTCTCACGCGGCCTAAACAGAAGGTGCATTTTTCCATCGTTCCTTTAGGCCGGATGCGGTTTCCCAGATAAGCCATTTCCGTATTGATTTCCTCTTTGGGAATCGAGGGTTTAGTGAAATTGAAGCGGCGCGCCCAATAGGGGCAGGCGGCTTCGCAATAGCGGCATCCGATGCACCAGTTGTAATCCACTACGACGACGCCGTCCTGTTCCTTCCAGGTGGCTCGAACCGGACAGGCTTTAACGCAAGGCGGATTGTCGCATTGGTGGCATTGCACCGGCATATAGTATTTCCCCTCGGCGGGCACGGTCTCCGGCTGGTAGTAATGATCGGATTTTTCAACGTCCAACGTACCGTTGGGCATTTCCAAAACCCGGATATATTGGATTTCGGGATTGCGCGATGAATTGTTTTCGCCCACGCAGGCGTGAACGCAGCGGCGGCAGCCTATGCAGCGCCCAATGTTAAGCGCGTAAGCGTATTGAACTCCGGGAAGCGGTTTGGGATCCGAGACGCTCGCCTCCACGCCGTACTGTTCTTTCATCTCTTTTTCGATCCGCCGGAGGATGGCGTCCATTTTTTCCGGCGTCAATCGCTCGTATTGCTGCTGGACGAAGGCTTCGAGGTCTGCGTCGTTTTCGAAATGGCGCAGAGGTTCCAACGCCGCGCCCAAACCTCCTGCAAACAGAGCGCTGAGAGCGCCCATCTTAATAAAACTGCGGCGCTCGAATGGCTTGGCCGCCGAGGGATTCTTTGATGGTTGGCCGCCGATTTTTTGCGATTGATTCACCATCAGACTCTCCTTGCGATCTTATACTCGCGGCCTTTCGCGGGACGGGGCATGGGCGCGATTTTGGGAAATTTTGGAGCGTGAGGATCATGACACTGTATGCACAACAGGCGTTGGCGCTCTCCTTGCCGAGGATCCCAATATCCAATGAATTTCCCATGCGCTCCAGCCAGCCAATCGCGGTAAACCAGGCCGTGACATTTTCCACAGAGTTCCGCTGGACGGTTGGCGGGAATTTCGCTTCCGTCGTGAGCGGCGTAGGCGTTGCGATTCGTTAAGAGGTGGCAGTTCAAGCAGTAGTCGTTACGTCCATGGTCTAGTTTGATATTCATATGCTCCGCGATCAGAGTATGCCGTTCCGTTTGCGATTCGATGATTTCATGACATTCGCTGCATTGATATTCGAAGCCGCTGAGACGCAGACGCAAGGGACGAAATTCGCCTCGGATCGGCTGAAAATCGATGGCGGTCTTTTTCGCTGGCGTGGGAGGTTTCAATTCGTTCTGAGATGCGGATAAGCACAACGCGCCGATTGCGCAGAGCGCAGCGATGGAAAAAACGGCGGCGACTCCTGCTTTTCGATCGGTCTTGCGAATAGATAATTTCCCCATCGAAGAAATCCTCGCGTCCATATTAAGGAGCGTTAAGGAACGGCGACTTGGAGGAATAACTTACGCCTCGCTCCTGATTCCGCTATCGCCGTCCATGACGCTTCCGGCTAAAAAAATGTTCTAACGGCTCTATAGAAATATTCTTCATTTATTTGTATACTTAATCTAGTATACAAATACCACAATACGATGAAAGGCGCAAGAGAAGAATGCCCGCTTTATTGAAAATTTCCGACGCCGTCTCGCTCGCCTTTCATACGATGGGCGTTCTGGCCGAACATGCGGATGCCTGCCTCAGCACCAAGGATATTGCGGAGCAGCTTCTCGTTTCCGAGCATCATTTGCAAAAAGTGCATCAACGCTTGGCGAAAATGGGATTGATTCGCGCCATTCGCGGTCCCAAAGGTGGATTTCAATTGAACAAACCAGCGGAGAAGATCACCTTATTGGAAATTTACGAGGCGATCGATGGTCCGTTGACGCCAAGCCAGTGTTTTCTGGGACGGCCAAAATGCTCCCGCGAGAATTGCATTCTCGGCCAGATGAACGACCAAGTGAATGAATTGGTAATGAATTATTTCCAGAAAGTAACCATCGATAAATTGAATTCCGCCGATCTTGCTAAGATCATTAAAAAATCAATGAAAAATCGATAAAAGAAATTTTCATCTTTGCGATAGATCAATCGGTTTTCGTTATTTCATTTTTTTTCTTCCACCATCACCTTTAATTGCGCCGCCGCCGAGGTTCCGTTAGCCGAGTCGCGGCGTACGGTTACGATATATAATCCTGGTTTGTTATAATGATGCGAGATCGTGGCGAATTCGTCCTGCGAACAGGTCTCGCCCGATGTTCCATCTCCGAAATCCCATTGTTCTTTGCCGCCGTCCACGCGAAACGTGCGCGCTTTGAAATATACTACGCCGCCCGCCTTGATGCCGAAAGTCGGGTAGTAGGCGGCGTGGATGGAAGGCGGAAGATGCTCCAGCGCATCCGTCGCCGCCAGGACGTGTACGACCGCGAAGTCGGCGTCGATTTGGCCGCGATTGTCCTGGATTCGCAGAATCTCGGAATAGACTCCCGGCTTGTCGTACGTTTTTTCCGCGATGGGGCCTTGCGCCGTCGTCCCATCGTGAAATTGCCAATCGTAGGAGACGATCTCGCCGCCGTCGCAGATGGAGTTTGAACCATCCAACCGCACAACGTCGCCGGTTTTTACTAATTGATGCGGGCGGGCGACCGCCAAGAGCGAGCCGGGATGCTCGCGCAGGTAGGCTTCGACGATGAAGGGGTAACCGTTGATGAGACCTCTTTCATCGCCTTCGACGCCGTGGACGCCGAAATGAAGATGAGACCATCCGCCGGAGGCGCCCTCCTTGCCGAGGATGCCGATCCAATCGCCCATCTTCACTCTTTGGCCCACTTTGACATGCGGCAGAATTTTGGAAAAGTGGGAGTAGCGATAGAACCACCCGCGCCCATCGCGGATATAAACAACGTCGTAGCGGGGTTCGACGAAGGGATATAGCTCCTTCGTTATCCAAGGCGCGGCGTCCCCGGCGACGGAAACGATTTCGCCGTCCGTGGCGGCGACGATGGGAACCAGAAGATCGTAGCCGCCGAAATCCAAGGCGTAATGATAATAGATGTCCTTGCGGCGCGGGTCTTCTCCGCCATCAACGAAAGTGGGTTCGTTGGCCATCTGCGTTTCCGACGCGAACCAACGCTGCTTTACGGGATAACAAAATGTTCCCGGCTCCAAGAGTGACTGATCGGAGTCCCAGACTCGCAACCTCACGTCTTTGCCTGGCGCCAGGTCCCAGATTTCGGGACTGCCGGAATTATCCAAGTACCCTTTGGTTATGGGCGCATCCAGTTTTACGCCGTTGACGATTTTCGGCATGGAGTATTGCGC includes:
- a CDS encoding 4Fe-4S dicluster domain-containing protein, which produces MVNQSQKIGGQPSKNPSAAKPFERRSFIKMGALSALFAGGLGAALEPLRHFENDADLEAFVQQQYERLTPEKMDAILRRIEKEMKEQYGVEASVSDPKPLPGVQYAYALNIGRCIGCRRCVHACVGENNSSRNPEIQYIRVLEMPNGTLDVEKSDHYYQPETVPAEGKYYMPVQCHQCDNPPCVKACPVRATWKEQDGVVVVDYNWCIGCRYCEAACPYWARRFNFTKPSIPKEEINTEMAYLGNRIRPKGTMEKCTFCLGRVRKGLNPKCMEACPTGARQFGNMLDSDSTIRHILREKRVYIFKEEAGTLPRFYYWFDK
- a CDS encoding PKD domain-containing protein — encoded protein: MKSRWICFYILTGLITTSVFAKPFTVDMAVGEIYFYHWKTPAEKRIKVVSYKETRDEFRNAVRQAEVLVEVDGVQETIPVAQYSMPKIVNGVKLDAPITKGYLDNSGSPEIWDLAPGKDVRLRVWDSDQSLLEPGTFCYPVKQRWFASETQMANEPTFVDGGEDPRRKDIYYHYALDFGGYDLLVPIVAATDGEIVSVAGDAAPWITKELYPFVEPRYDVVYIRDGRGWFYRYSHFSKILPHVKVGQRVKMGDWIGILGKEGASGGWSHLHFGVHGVEGDERGLINGYPFIVEAYLREHPGSLLAVARPHQLVKTGDVVRLDGSNSICDGGEIVSYDWQFHDGTTAQGPIAEKTYDKPGVYSEILRIQDNRGQIDADFAVVHVLAATDALEHLPPSIHAAYYPTFGIKAGGVVYFKARTFRVDGGKEQWDFGDGTSGETCSQDEFATISHHYNKPGLYIVTVRRDSANGTSAAAQLKVMVEEKK
- a CDS encoding Rrf2 family transcriptional regulator, with product MPALLKISDAVSLAFHTMGVLAEHADACLSTKDIAEQLLVSEHHLQKVHQRLAKMGLIRAIRGPKGGFQLNKPAEKITLLEIYEAIDGPLTPSQCFLGRPKCSRENCILGQMNDQVNELVMNYFQKVTIDKLNSADLAKIIKKSMKNR